A genome region from Passer domesticus isolate bPasDom1 chromosome 27, bPasDom1.hap1, whole genome shotgun sequence includes the following:
- the FAM187A gene encoding Ig-like V-type domain-containing protein FAM187A, whose translation MGTRLLGATLLLSLVDALQAFAIEKKGDVFKKTACPAFLVFESVAYLADMTFELPCKCKPEETSTVVWYFQKNLYSHETTVLTDFNGTVIVDSSHIRVGSDLLKRFSIRMFSLIVFRAQVRDSGHYLCGTKEGLFFYGYDVDVQPTRQITVAFLDKEQHVQEDYTGKDFTLFTMFWDWTSCDRCGVRGEQRRIGLCYVQSAELKPRYRTTLPNVTSCGSRAVPSRFGSLIHLRNPEVAIRSCLASCSEKEAPEEGVQSISNIVYKLGKRPELPHVPIQYHNQLPKTDLVISCPGARPEHAVAWDKGSMRLYRSYYLLGVRKNMRLFIDHGNHLHIQRVHSKDKATYFCWREGELVAGFQLSVIFQPRRQRSPSDPESIFVMRAVGISFAIVIGIFFLVHLSCYISQVFRKAAKP comes from the coding sequence ATGGGGACGAGGCTGCTGGGAGCCAcccttctcctgtccctggTGGAtgccctgcaggcctttgccatTGAGAAGAAAGGGGATGTGTTCAAGAAGACGGCGTGTCCTGCCTTCCTGGTATTCGAGAGCGTCGCGTACTTGGCGGACATGACCTTCGAGCTGCCCTGCAAGTGCAAGCCCGAGGAGACCTCCACTGTGGTCTGGTACTTCCAGAAGAACCTGTACAGCCACGAAACCACGGTGCTGACAGACTTCAACGGCACCGTGATTGTGGACTCCAGCCACATCCGCGTGGGCAGCGACCTCCTGAAGCGCTTCAGCATCCGCATGTTCAGCCTGATCGTGTTCCGAGCGCAGGTGAGGGACTCGGGCCATTACCTGTGCGGCACCAAGGAAGGGCTCTTCTTCTACGGCTACGACGTGGACGTGCAGCCCACCAGGCAGATCACGGTGGCTTTCCTGGATAAGGAGCAGCACGTCCAGGAGGACtacacagggaaggatttcacCCTGTTCACCATGTTCTGGGACTGGACCAGCTGCGACCGCTGCGGCGTGCGGGGCGAGCAGCGGCGCATCGGGCTCTGCTACGTGCAGAGCGCCGAGCTGAAGCCCCGCTACCGCACAACCCTCCCCAACGTCACCTCCTGcggctccagggctgtgccctcaCGCTTCGGGAGCCTCATCCACCTCCGGAACCCCGAGGTGGCCATCAGGAGCTGCCTGGCCTCCTGCTCGGAGAAGGAAGCCCCCGAGGAGGGCGTGCAGTCCATCTCCAACATCGTTTACAAGCTGGGCAAGAGACCCGAGCTGCCCCACGTCCCCATCCAGTACCACAACCAGCTCCCCAAAACTGACCTGGTGATCTCGTGCCCGGGAGCGCGGCCGGAGCACGCCGTGGCCTGGGACAAGGGCTCCATGCGCCTCTACCGCTCCTACTACCTGCTGGGGGTCAGGAAGAACATGAGGCTCTTCATCGACCACGGGAACCACCTGCACATCCAGCGGGTGCACAGCAAGGACAAAGCCACCTACTTCTGCTGGAGGGAGGGCGAGCTGGTGGCCGGCTTCCAGCTCAGCGTCATCTTCCAGCCCCGGCGCCAGCGGAGCCCCAGCGACCCCGAGTCGATCTTCGTCATGAGGGCTGTGGGCATCAGCTTTGCCATCGTCATCGGCATCTTCTTCCTCGTCCACTTGTCCTGCTACATCTCTCAGGTGTTCAGAAAAGCGGCCAAGCCATAG